One part of the Amaranthus tricolor cultivar Red isolate AtriRed21 chromosome 16, ASM2621246v1, whole genome shotgun sequence genome encodes these proteins:
- the LOC130802918 gene encoding uncharacterized protein LOC130802918, whose protein sequence is MSSFLKKASKKVTKVAKSLGDSSSSKRKATSTPSVSTTPSISNYNYEPNYPEGYDPELHNYAEEVEREIQIDEEEQQEEEPTTPIGIHISRQSSTRSHEEQQQQRQARGKRVNFQTIDEDEPVRQPFRQCHLLVVELFHMCGRISQKNQPRIQIFSYALVKFVKVKE, encoded by the exons atgtcttcatttttgaaaaaagcctcaaaaaaagttactaaagtggcaaaatcattgggagattccagctcctccaaaagaaaggccacttctactccgtcggtatcaacaacaccttccattagtaattataattatgaaccaaattatccagaagggtacgacccagaattacataattatgcagaagaagtggaaagagaaatacaaattgatgaagaagaacaacaagaagaggaaccaacgacccctattgggatacatatatctcgacagtcatcaacaagatcacatgaagaacaacaacaacaaagacaagctcgtggtaaacgagtcaatttccaaactatcg atgaagatgaaccagtaagacaacctttccggcaatgccacctcctagtggtagagctgtttcacatgtgtggtcgtatttcacaaaagaaccaaccgagaatccagatattttcttatgcacttgtcaaatttgtgaaagtcaaggagtaa